Proteins found in one Phoenicibacter congonensis genomic segment:
- a CDS encoding amidohydrolase, producing the protein MQNCDFIFRSKKVFTSKKPLKPQDLAIAVRNARILAVDKPEIVCTQFSSKNGTVDFGDSFLCPGFHDAHLHFFHTAIGNSPYMLRCLGKSEADLVEKTKEFAKNLPPDAWVVTQGWRYYRWTPAKYPSKDSIDKAFPDRPCVMYSGDGHTLWLNTCAMNQLGLLQNGASHKEIKTISRSHNGANDNFSLCKTVPAINVQPTKKELQTGIFHEKKAMKLLPFCLEWLGEERIAEAYENEMKRMSSLGITSVCDMSLMPHEGSDFVRDDIFERLNREDKMCLRVHMFPTLLKNKSRLAQLQKKIKECDFLYAPGFKQFFDGVSSEHTAYLTEPYTNARFKEDCGELTIPHKEMRDLVLSAASDKQGVRIHTIGDCAIHFALDIFEEAIEKYGPPETGKNTLEHVENILEEDISRLKECEVVVSSQPCHITLDPGGPERDLGEMRCKLMWPFKTFEKEGITQAFGSDSPITKVSPMDILYTAVTRKDPSTHLPEKGWHPEQNISIAKALQYYTLGSAIAAANERNLGSLEPGKFADFVVLQNDLLTIKAEKIQSNKVLATYLGGKCVYSAKSL; encoded by the coding sequence ATGCAGAATTGTGATTTCATCTTCCGATCTAAAAAAGTCTTTACTTCTAAAAAACCATTGAAGCCGCAAGATCTGGCAATTGCCGTTAGGAACGCGCGAATACTAGCCGTCGATAAACCTGAGATTGTTTGCACACAATTCTCATCAAAAAATGGAACAGTTGACTTTGGCGATAGTTTTTTGTGCCCAGGCTTCCACGACGCGCATCTACATTTCTTCCACACAGCAATTGGAAATTCGCCATACATGCTTCGTTGTTTGGGGAAGTCGGAGGCTGACCTTGTAGAAAAAACTAAGGAATTTGCAAAAAATCTTCCACCTGATGCCTGGGTTGTCACTCAAGGGTGGCGTTATTACAGATGGACTCCTGCTAAATACCCATCGAAAGATTCTATTGACAAAGCTTTTCCAGACAGACCTTGCGTAATGTATTCAGGAGACGGACACACATTGTGGCTAAATACGTGCGCCATGAATCAACTAGGCCTCTTGCAAAACGGTGCCAGCCATAAAGAGATAAAGACAATCTCAAGGTCGCATAACGGTGCCAACGATAATTTTTCTCTGTGCAAAACGGTGCCAGCCATAAATGTTCAACCGACTAAAAAAGAGCTCCAAACCGGCATATTCCATGAAAAGAAAGCAATGAAACTCCTTCCATTCTGCCTTGAATGGTTAGGGGAAGAAAGAATCGCTGAGGCCTACGAGAATGAAATGAAAAGGATGTCCTCACTCGGAATCACATCCGTGTGCGACATGTCACTAATGCCGCATGAAGGAAGCGACTTCGTCCGTGACGACATTTTCGAGAGACTAAACAGAGAAGATAAAATGTGCCTTCGCGTTCACATGTTCCCAACGCTGCTCAAGAATAAATCAAGGTTGGCACAATTGCAAAAAAAAATCAAAGAATGCGATTTCTTATATGCGCCTGGATTTAAACAGTTTTTTGATGGGGTGTCTTCAGAACACACTGCATACTTAACTGAGCCCTACACTAACGCACGTTTCAAAGAGGATTGCGGCGAGCTTACTATTCCCCACAAAGAAATGCGCGACCTCGTTCTTTCTGCGGCATCAGACAAACAGGGAGTACGGATTCACACGATTGGAGATTGCGCAATCCACTTTGCTCTTGACATATTCGAAGAAGCAATAGAGAAATATGGTCCGCCAGAAACAGGCAAAAACACACTAGAGCATGTAGAAAACATCCTTGAAGAAGACATTTCTCGTTTGAAGGAATGTGAGGTCGTAGTCTCTTCTCAACCTTGCCACATAACACTAGATCCAGGCGGTCCTGAGAGGGATCTTGGTGAAATGCGGTGCAAACTAATGTGGCCTTTCAAAACTTTTGAAAAAGAGGGCATCACTCAAGCGTTCGGAAGCGATTCCCCGATTACGAAAGTGTCACCAATGGACATTCTCTACACAGCAGTCACAAGGAAGGACCCCTCAACACATCTCCCAGAAAAGGGTTGGCACCCTGAGCAAAACATCTCAATTGCAAAAGCTTTGCAATATTACACATTAGGAAGTGCAATCGCCGCAGCAAATGAAAGAAACCTAGGTAGCCTAGAACCAGGGAAATTTGCGGATTTCGTTGTCCTTCAAAATGATCTTTTAACTATCAAGGCTGAGAAAATTCAATCAAACAAAGTTCTTGCGACATATTTAGGTGGCAAATGTGTATATAGCGCGAAGAGTCTTTAG
- the argB gene encoding acetylglutamate kinase, with amino-acid sequence MKLAIATQRKGKSALTGEVLSEAMPWIKEITGKTVVIKYGGAALVDSELRRSVLSDILMLKMLGVKPVIVHGGGSAMNDQLRKRNFPVEFIDGQRVTHEESLDFVREVMTGEINQQLVWEMNQHGNIAVGISGIDGGVIVAEPGDPRLKKTGRITRINEGLISGLVEDNYIPVVAAIAIGEDNGVFNVNASLAAGHIASAIGAHKLVFISDVDGLYKNKDNSDSRIANMNKQEAINLLADKCNTTGGSIPKLQSCIHALDKGVYSVHVLNGKIPHVMLVEFLTDEGIGTSISNLGDPETGGRALVNDFASRLIENRCR; translated from the coding sequence ATGAAGCTAGCAATCGCAACTCAACGGAAAGGCAAATCGGCTCTCACTGGAGAAGTTCTTAGTGAGGCGATGCCCTGGATCAAAGAAATCACAGGAAAAACTGTCGTAATAAAATATGGCGGTGCTGCCCTTGTCGACAGCGAACTCAGAAGATCTGTTCTTTCCGACATTCTCATGCTCAAAATGCTTGGTGTTAAACCAGTGATTGTTCACGGTGGTGGCAGTGCAATGAATGATCAACTTCGAAAGAGGAATTTTCCTGTTGAGTTTATTGATGGGCAACGCGTTACGCATGAGGAGAGCCTTGATTTTGTTCGCGAGGTGATGACAGGAGAGATTAATCAGCAACTCGTTTGGGAGATGAATCAACACGGAAACATTGCAGTTGGCATTAGCGGAATTGACGGTGGTGTTATCGTGGCTGAGCCTGGCGACCCGCGCCTTAAAAAAACTGGGAGAATTACTCGGATCAACGAGGGTCTCATTTCTGGCTTAGTTGAGGATAACTACATCCCTGTAGTTGCAGCGATTGCTATTGGCGAGGACAATGGTGTTTTTAATGTAAATGCGAGCTTGGCGGCTGGGCACATTGCCTCGGCAATTGGTGCTCACAAACTGGTGTTTATTTCCGATGTGGATGGTCTTTACAAGAATAAGGATAACTCCGACAGTCGCATTGCGAACATGAACAAGCAAGAGGCAATTAATTTGCTTGCTGATAAATGCAATACGACTGGTGGCTCTATTCCAAAGTTGCAGAGTTGCATTCATGCTCTTGACAAGGGGGTTTATTCAGTTCACGTTTTAAATGGGAAGATTCCGCACGTAATGCTTGTTGAGTTTTTAACAGACGAGGGAATTGGGACATCCATTTCAAATTTAGGAGACCCAGAAACTGGAGGCAGAGCGCTAGTTAATGACTTTGCGTCCCGTTTAATTGAGAACCGTTGCAGATAG